A genome region from Euphorbia lathyris chromosome 4, ddEupLath1.1, whole genome shotgun sequence includes the following:
- the LOC136226572 gene encoding F-box/kelch-repeat protein At3g06240-like, which produces MKRKKISKACGKKRRNEEDEAGQVEIQYSGCSITNLPIHLLAAILFRLSIKEIMVCKCICKSLYTTISNPEFAQSEVCAIARTVNYSHVSRILYPLELEQDEQFMDTVSSQQCHDYSEISLVSMKFDTKLKIPVRNFPLVLTDSIDDNEEITLKVNAHRYKVVNSCNGFLCLSEPLDNKPVVVCNPVTGEFINLPQVIDGKNVDGYDDGIDCGFGFNPKTNHYKVVRIFAHDTICRLAQIHILGTGSWKIIKSAPHPGYKLAFPTYLNGVVHWFGLLGEKMSLIVSFDCEKECFLPFSSPPLREDNKVDVGMGVLGGCLCVCDSSNQSLICVWVMKKYGVEKSWTKVFEINMCCCDILLYGLYQPIKYMNNGALLMFNYPRSDLIYYDPRKPVLKLFGVYHTESSIEIIAHTPSFISLKDVLAGCNVEVLNVNSRCARLKLKGELRAISLYEKTIESNSEYDPYELQYCYLPTGFEAYWWGNYEYCYSKVWM; this is translated from the exons ATGAAAAGGAAAAAGATTTCAAAAGCTTGTGGCAAAAAACGtagaaatgaagaagatgaggctGGCCAAGTAGAGATCCAATATTCAGGTTGTTCAATTACGAATTTACCTATCCACCTCCTTGCAGCTATTCTTTTTAGACTGTCGATTAAGGAGATAATGGTTTGCAAATGCATATGCAAATCTTTGTATACTACAATTTCAAATCCTGAATTTGCTCAATCTGAGGTCTGTGCAATTGCTCGAACCGTGAATTATTCACACGTGTCAAGAATACTTTATCCCCTTGAGCTAGAGCAGGATGAACAGTTCATGGACACGGTTTCAAGTCAGCAATGCCATGACTATTCTGAAATTTCCCTGGTTAGTATGAAATTTGACACCAAGTTAAAGATTCCAGTGCGCAACTTCCCGTTGGTTTTAACGGATAGCATCGATGACAATGAAGAAATAACATTGAAGGTGAATGCTCACCGTTATAAGGTAGTGAATTCGTGTAATGGATTTCTTTGCCTGTCTGAACCATTGGATAATAAGCCTGTTGTTGTGTGTAATCCAGTTACTGGTGAGTTTATTAATCTTCCGCAAGTCATTGACGGTAAAAATGTTGATGGTTACGATGATGGTATTGATTGTGGTTTTGGTTTTAATCCAAAGACCAATCACTACAAAGTGGTAAGGATTTTTGCACATGACACTATCTGTAGGCTGGCTCAGATACATATTCTTGGTACTGGATCATGGAAAATTATCAAATCTGCTCCCCATCCGGGCTATAAGTTAGCATTTCCTACTTATTTGAATGGTGTAGTTCATTGGTTTGGTCTTCTTGGTGAGAAAATGAGCCTTATTGTTTCATTTGATTGTGAGAAAGAATGTTTCCTACCATTTTCATCACCTCCATTAAGAGAGGACAACAAGGTCGATGTTGGCATGGGAGTTCTAGGAGGATGTCTTTGCGTTTGTGACTCTTCGAATCAATCACTGATTTGTGTTTGGGTGATGAAGAAGTATGGTGTTGAAAAATCTTGGACTAAAGTTTTCGAAATCAACATGTGTTGTTGTGATATATTGCTTTATGGATTATATCAACCgataaaatacatgaataatggAGCACTTTTGATGTTTAATTATCCGAGAAGTGATCTAATTTATTATGACCCGAGAAAACCTGTATTGAAGCTCTTTGGGGTTTACCACACTGAATCAAGCATTGAGATAATTGCTCATACTCCAAGCTTCATTTCACTTAAGGATGTTCTTGCAGGATGTAACGTGGAGGTGCTTAATGTCAATTCAAG GTGTGCTAGGTTGAAACTAAAGGGCGAACTTAGAGCCATTTCCTTATATGAGAAGACGATTGAATCTAATTCTGAATATGATCCTTATGAGCTTCAGTATTGTTACTTACCTACTGGATTCGAAGCATACTGGTGGGGTAACTATGAGTATTGCTATTCAAAAGTTTGGATGTAA